Proteins encoded by one window of Cloeon dipterum chromosome 4, ieCloDipt1.1, whole genome shotgun sequence:
- the swi2 gene encoding protein singed wings 2 isoform X2, whose product MVQWQQQAPLWRQKAQLFFALLLTLQAASTQPAEVGSAEQEVAQHCLREGPRLTCEGQLPVAPGPDVVDVRLNDWPEIIFDPRLLGASFGHVKNLSIHGEPNTIRRFTHVFPAGLGLQMLNISHLGLVSLEPAGLFDYLAASLTVLDVSHNQLHYLAHTTLTPLLNLRLAYFEGNPWKCTLELSWLLNASQTSLLTDLSTWECGPSYQGKSVLPVLQMQRTLSSQCPSKTPYNCSCTLTNVVPAMKPGGGVLSDQLFPVITVNCTARGLYRAPPYLPANTTTLILSKNMISDVRPLAMNPYYRQVKDVYLDSNQIRSIATLEGTDWLTTCRVFSLRNNFLSQIPVYAITNGLGKNKNLAQLFLGNNPWVCDCMFTPGFQDLLAQYQSVIKDAGDIRCALREGDENSLQPIRHLSRSLLCQEPKGGLSGLDILNVSLALCIMLVLGKLAYDYWSFKTSGRLPWLVAKMP is encoded by the exons ATGGTCCAGTGGCAGCAGCAGGCACCCCTCTGGCGCCAAAAAGCACAACTTTTCTTCGCCCT GTTGCTGACGCTGCAGGCGGCGAGCACGCAGCCGGCCGAGGTGGGTTCTGCGGAGCAGGAGGTGGCACAGCACTGCCTCCGTGAGGGGCCGCGGCTCACCTGCGAGGGCCAACTGCCGGTCGCCCCCGGTCCCGATGTCGTCGACGTCCGCCTCAACGATTGGCCGGAAATAATCTTCGACCCGAGGCTGCTGGGCGCGAGCTTCGGGCACGTCAAGAACCTCTCGATTCACGGAGAGCCGAACACAA TCCGCCGCTTCACCCACGTTTTCCCCGCCGGGCTGGGCCTGCAAATGCTGAATATTTCGCATCTCGGTCTGGTCAGCCTGGAGCCGGCAGGCCTTTTCGACTACCTGGCCGCCTCGCTCACCGTGCTTGACGTTTCGCACAACCAGCTGCACTACCTCGCACACACCACCCTCACTCCGCTGCTCAACCTGAGGCTCGCCTATTTCGAag GGAACCCCTGGAAGTGCACTCTGGAGCTGTCATGGCTGCTGAACGCGTCTCAGACGTCCCTGCTGACCGACCTTTCCACCTGGGAGTGCGGTCCATCGTACCAGGGCAAATCCGTGCTGCCCGTGTTGCAGATGCAGCGCACCTTGAGCTCGCAGTGCCCCAGCAAGACGCCGTACAACTGCAGTTGCACCCTGACCAACGTGGTGCCGGCCATGAAACCCGGCGGCGGCGTCCTCTCAGATCAGCTCTTCCCAGTCATCACGGTCAACTGCACCGCCAGAGGCCTGTACAGGGCGCCACCCTACCTCCCAGCCAACACAACCACGCTCATCCTCTCAAAAAATATG ATCTCGGACGTGCGGCCACTGGCCATGAACCCCTACTACCGGCAGGTGAAAGACGTCTATCTGGACAGCAACCAAATCCGCAGCATCGCCACCCTCGAGGGTACAGACTGGCTCACCACCTGCCGCGTCTTCAGCTTAAGAAACAACTTTCTCTCGCAG ATTCCTGTGTACGCCATCACCAATGGATTgggcaagaataaaaatttggcccAGCTTTTCCTCGGCAACAACCCCTGGGTATGCGACTGCATGTTCACGCCTGGGTTTCAG GACCTCCTGGCGCAATACCAATCGGTGATAAAGGACGCGGGCGACATCAGATGCGCGCTGAGGGAAGGAGACGAGAACTCGCTGCAGCCA ATTCGGCATCTTTCGCGCAGTTTGCTTTGCCAGGAGCCGAAGGGCGGACTTTCAGGGCTGGACATCTTGAACGTCTCGCTGGCGCTGTGCATCATGCTGGTGCTGGGCAAACTGGCTTACGACTACTGGTCTTTCAAGACCTCTGGCAGGCTACCCTGGTTGGTCGCCAAAATgccgtga
- the swi2 gene encoding protein singed wings 2 isoform X1 — translation MVQWQQQAPLWRQKAQLFFALLLTLQAASTQPAEVGSAEQEVAQHCLREGPRLTCEGQLPVAPGPDVVDVRLNDWPEIIFDPRLLGASFGHVKNLSIHGEPNTIRRFTHVFPAGLGLQMLNISHLGLVSLEPAGLFDYLAASLTVLDVSHNQLHYLAHTTLTPLLNLRLAYFEGNPWKCTLELSWLLNASQTSLLTDLSTWECGPSYQGKSVLPVLQMQRTLSSQCPSKTPYNCSCTLTNVVPAMKPGGGVLSDQLFPVITVNCTARGLYRAPPYLPANTTTLILSKNMISDVRPLAMNPYYRQVKDVYLDSNQIRSIATLEGTDWLTTCRVFSLRNNFLSQIPVYAITNGLGKNKNLAQLFLGNNPWVCDCMFTPGFQDLLAQYQSVIKDAGDIRCALREGDENSLQPVPQIRHLSRSLLCQEPKGGLSGLDILNVSLALCIMLVLGKLAYDYWSFKTSGRLPWLVAKMP, via the exons ATGGTCCAGTGGCAGCAGCAGGCACCCCTCTGGCGCCAAAAAGCACAACTTTTCTTCGCCCT GTTGCTGACGCTGCAGGCGGCGAGCACGCAGCCGGCCGAGGTGGGTTCTGCGGAGCAGGAGGTGGCACAGCACTGCCTCCGTGAGGGGCCGCGGCTCACCTGCGAGGGCCAACTGCCGGTCGCCCCCGGTCCCGATGTCGTCGACGTCCGCCTCAACGATTGGCCGGAAATAATCTTCGACCCGAGGCTGCTGGGCGCGAGCTTCGGGCACGTCAAGAACCTCTCGATTCACGGAGAGCCGAACACAA TCCGCCGCTTCACCCACGTTTTCCCCGCCGGGCTGGGCCTGCAAATGCTGAATATTTCGCATCTCGGTCTGGTCAGCCTGGAGCCGGCAGGCCTTTTCGACTACCTGGCCGCCTCGCTCACCGTGCTTGACGTTTCGCACAACCAGCTGCACTACCTCGCACACACCACCCTCACTCCGCTGCTCAACCTGAGGCTCGCCTATTTCGAag GGAACCCCTGGAAGTGCACTCTGGAGCTGTCATGGCTGCTGAACGCGTCTCAGACGTCCCTGCTGACCGACCTTTCCACCTGGGAGTGCGGTCCATCGTACCAGGGCAAATCCGTGCTGCCCGTGTTGCAGATGCAGCGCACCTTGAGCTCGCAGTGCCCCAGCAAGACGCCGTACAACTGCAGTTGCACCCTGACCAACGTGGTGCCGGCCATGAAACCCGGCGGCGGCGTCCTCTCAGATCAGCTCTTCCCAGTCATCACGGTCAACTGCACCGCCAGAGGCCTGTACAGGGCGCCACCCTACCTCCCAGCCAACACAACCACGCTCATCCTCTCAAAAAATATG ATCTCGGACGTGCGGCCACTGGCCATGAACCCCTACTACCGGCAGGTGAAAGACGTCTATCTGGACAGCAACCAAATCCGCAGCATCGCCACCCTCGAGGGTACAGACTGGCTCACCACCTGCCGCGTCTTCAGCTTAAGAAACAACTTTCTCTCGCAG ATTCCTGTGTACGCCATCACCAATGGATTgggcaagaataaaaatttggcccAGCTTTTCCTCGGCAACAACCCCTGGGTATGCGACTGCATGTTCACGCCTGGGTTTCAG GACCTCCTGGCGCAATACCAATCGGTGATAAAGGACGCGGGCGACATCAGATGCGCGCTGAGGGAAGGAGACGAGAACTCGCTGCAGCCAGT TCCGCAGATTCGGCATCTTTCGCGCAGTTTGCTTTGCCAGGAGCCGAAGGGCGGACTTTCAGGGCTGGACATCTTGAACGTCTCGCTGGCGCTGTGCATCATGCTGGTGCTGGGCAAACTGGCTTACGACTACTGGTCTTTCAAGACCTCTGGCAGGCTACCCTGGTTGGTCGCCAAAATgccgtga
- the mRpL41 gene encoding large ribosomal subunit protein mL41, with amino-acid sequence MSLLIGLRLRTALSCQKCRTIYTTAAREGKRNFRKFDLGNKRGSKEFRRQRNEGMVEDLKIESPVRPTGYTVEDGSFKQVPEMIPELIVPDLEGFKLKPYVSYRVADVVQSEFTSQDLFDAVYSKKIVQDFKEGKLTEDGQPLEYSEEEKLTPEEAFRRARKTGSDLFAQTWDDNPKKSFLS; translated from the exons ATGTCTCTTTTGATCGGTTTGCGGTTGCGGACAGCGTTATCGTGCCAAAAGTGCCGCACTATATACACCACAGCTGCGAGGGAGGGAAAgcgaaatttcagaaaatttgatttgggaAACAAAAGAGGCTCCAAGGAATTCCGAAGGCAGAGGAACGAAGGGATGGTTGAGGACTTAAAAATAGAGT ctcCAGTTAGACCAACAGGATACACGGTGGAAGATGGAAGTTTCAAACAAGTGCCTGAAATGATCCCCGAGCTGATTGTACCGGACTTGGAAGGCTTCAAG ctgaaACCATACGTGTCGTACAGAGTGGCAGACGTTGTGCAATCAGAGTTCACGTCCCAAGATCTCTTTGACGCAGtttattccaaaaaaattgttcaagatTTCAAAGAAGGTAAGCTAACTGAGGATGGACAGCCCCTGGAATACAGCGAGGAGGAGAAGCTGACCCCTGAAGAGGCTTTCAGGAGGGCGAGGAAGACTGGCAGTGACCTTTTCGCTCAGACGTGGGACGATAATCCCAAGAAGTCGTTTCTCTCTTAG